A region of the Deltaproteobacteria bacterium genome:
AGAACTGCGGTGATGGGGAACTTAGACTAACTCTTTCTAATTCAAAGGCAGTCTTAGCTGCAAACGGAGCTATCTGTGAGGTTTGTGTGCTAAAGGGAAGGCCACCGTGTTCAATTTTTGTAACGAAAAACGAGTCGGCAATATCTCTTGCCTTAGAGGGTCGTCAAAGTAAAGATGCTCGAAGGAAGAGCGAAGCTCTTTCTTCGCAAGAGCCGAGGCTCGAATTTCGCCGAGACGATGTCGTGTTGTGTAGCCGCACTGGAACTTTGGCTTGTTTAGGGAAACTCGAGACTGTATGTGGCCCGGACATAAAAATGTATTCATCTCAGTCGGACTTTTTGTCGAATAGGTATTGTGTTTTAGTTTCCAAACTTCGGGCGCCGTTTCTAGTTGGAGAAAAAGCCGCTGTGTTACTCGACGATAAATCTTTGGCTTCGTTGGCAGAGGGGACTGAAATTGGGAGAATGGAGTTTGTCGTCGATAGCGCGAGCTCAAAAGGTGATGGTGCGCAAAATCTTTCGTTTAGGATAGGCAAGAGGGGACAAGCAGAAGTGTTTGATTTAGCGAGAGAAGATTGCTCGACAATATCTACCAAGAAAACGAGACAAGTCGGTCATGTGAGTTTATCAGCTTTTGATGTTGAGAAGTTTAGGGCAACTTGCAAAGAAAAAGTTGGTGCGATTCAAAAATGTTTTCCAAGGGAAATAGAAATAGATATCGACAAGGGAATTTATAAAATTGTTGGATTTCCCGTTGGCGAGGGGAAGCTCAATGTAGATGCGAATTTAAAAGAAAAGAGAATTATTGCAGAAGGAGAGAATTTAAGCGGCAAGACAGTAGAAAAGATAATTGCTGCGTTTATAACTTATGCGTCCGATGCCGCGCAGACAAAAGATTTTTTAATAAAGAGTTATGGCAAACATAGTCCTGTGTCTCGCCTAACGCCGGAGGATGAGAGTAGCCTTATTGACAAAAGTGGTGTTCATCCAGTTGTATTGCGGCTACTTGAACTCAAAGAGGAACACAAAATTGGTAAGCCGCTAAGAGATATGCGGCTATCTAAGAACTTGTTGGGGATTGCCGAGAATAAGCTAGATCTCGATGGCGTGTGTGTTCAGAAGTTAGACGTAAGCTACGGCGTTAATAATAGCGGTCAAGAGGAGTTTCTTGTGACAGTTAAAGCTAATAATGCCAATTTGGATCCTATATTTTCTGAGCTAAAAAAAATCACGCAAGTTCCGTCGACTATTATTAGGATTCCAGCTTATGTCGGCGATGGGATAGAGTATGTGCAGGATAAAATCCATAATGGGGTGTTGCGAACTGCATATGAGGTAGCTACAAAACCAGTTAAGATTGCTACCGACGTCTACAATTCAGTTATTTCGTTTGTGGCCAGTCCTTGGTCTAAGACTGGCATTAAGGCAACTTATACGTTTTGTAGGATTAAAGCAGATGGAGTTTGGATCGATCCCAATGAGGGCAAAAGCCCTGTAAAAGTGACTGTTGCTAATCCGACCTTGTAGCCTTGCCTTAAGTTTGTGCCGCTGCCATAGGATGTGGTTAAAAACTGGATGCCCAGCCGTAGCACCATAGAGTTTCTTGGCTCTTATTAGGGCAATGCCTTTGGGATGCATTCGAGAACATATTGTACGTTCTCCATAGCCTCCGAGCTGATATTTACTGGTGTTTCAAAAACAATTTTCGTCCATTGCTTAGGGGAAGCACTGACGTAGGTATTCATCCCGTTCACGGAATGCGCGATCTTTGCTAAATAATGTTCTGGCGCATTGCCGGGAATTACCTTTAGTGGGCCAAACCCAGTTTCATTCATAAGCAATTTGGCAAACTCCTCTGCCTTCTCGTACGGCACTTCCTTTAAGAGTGCCCTGGAAGAGAGTGTGCCGTCGATTACCGGTCTGTGTTGCCAATCAACCCCCTTGAATACCTTCGCGAGACCATTGAATTTGCTAAGTGCGTCGTCAATCACCCCGCTCAGTGTTGTCGCCACTTTTGGCAGCTTGGTAGCACTCTCGGTTACCACCGCCCCAAAACCTGTCATATCATTGACTGGATCTGTCCATATGTTTACTGCGAGATCCCATAGTTTTTCGTTCATGCAGTCTGGTTTGATCTCCTTCAGATTCGCTCGGCTCTCTTCCACGTTTTTGGGACATTTCGACTCAAACCATACGGCCATAAAGTCACTCCTTCCTGCTAAAAATCTAAACCTGACATGCTGTCTCAGGCTGTAAAACGGTAATTCTTCTAACGGTTATTACAAATATTCACAAATTCGTGCTCTTTTGAGATTAGGCAATCCAAGCCTTCACTTGCGCGGGTTTAGTGCCAGTGTAATATATTTGGTGGAAAGCGGATTATCCTTATAATAAAATAAGAAAAAACAGATTTAATATGAAAAAGAAGTTAAAACTAGGGGTTTTGTTTGGGGGCATTTCGACAGAGCATGAGGTGTCTTTGGCGTCGGCTCGAAATGTGTTGGCGGCAATCGACAGAGAGAAATTTGAGGTGTTTAGGCTGGGGATTACTCGGGATGGGCATTGGGTAATGGGAGATAGGTCGCTTGAGTATCTCATTTGCTTGGCAGATAGGTCGCTATTGCCTGCTGGGATGGAGGATGTTTTGTGGCAGGCTAGTAGGGAGATGAAGGAAGAGGGTTTGCTGGCTTTTGAGATACCTACGGACTTTTGTGAGTTGCAGAGATTGGTTCGTAGTGCCTTGCAGGAAGTGCTGGCAATTTCTCCCGAGCGACTGCCTAGCTTTTCTCAGCTCGGAAATGTTTCTCTATGTGAGTTAGATGTCGTGTTCCCAGTCCTTCATGGACTTTTAGGGGAAGACGGCTGCGTCCAGGGGATGTTTAGAGTGGCGGGCGTTGCTGTGGTCGGCTGTGGCGTTTTAGCGTCGGCCGTCGCCATGGATAAAATTGTTACAAAAAAGATTCTTGCACAGCAGGGCATTCCACAAGTGCGGTGGTTGGAATTTACGGATGCCAAGCGTGCTATGTCAAATCTGGCCGAGATCGATCGGCAGATAGTTGAGAAACTCGGGAGCTACCCAGTCTTTGTAAAGCCTGCTGATACTGGTTCTAGTGTTGGCATTCGGAAGGTGCAGGGTTTTAAGGATTTGAGCTCGGCGTTAGTTAATGCTGCTAAGTTTTCTCGTAGGTTGTTAATTGAGGAAGCAGTTGTTGGTCGTGAGCTTGAGGTTGGCATTCTGGGCGATGAGGATGAGTTAATTGCGTCTGCGGTGGTTGCAGAAATTATTCCCGAGAGGGAGTTTTATGATTATGAGGCGAAGTATTTAGAAAATACGACGCGGATTGATCTTCCGGCGAATGTCGATTCGGCTGTCGTCGAGAGAATTGGCAATCTAGCTAAAGACGCTTTTAGGGCGATAGATGGCTGTGGCATGGCGCGGATTGATTTTTTCTATTGCGAGGATTCGCAAGAAATTTTTCTAAACGAGATAAACACCATACCTGGTTTTACGCAAATTAGCATGTATCCTCGTTTGATGATGAATGGGGGCTTATCCTACGGTGGATTAATTGAAAAGCTAATTGAGATAGCACTAGGGCGCCAAGCGGCGCTGATGGCTGTGGGGACTGCTAAAGTAGAGGTCTAGCTTAAGGCGCTAGAGTTCTGTTTTAAGGACAAAAGAAATGGCGAGCAAAGCTTGGTGGCTAATATGTTTGTCCTGTTTGCTAGTGTTTGGCGGCAGTGTAGTCGTTTTTCGGTTTTTAGGTGCAAAACAGCCGGTATCGGATGGGTCTGTAATCGAAGGTGTACGGGGGGAAAGTGAGGCAAGCAGTGAGAGGGTTGGGATAGAGCGTTTTAAACGCAGTTTTCTCGATGGTGGTTTGAAGGTTCTTGGTCGTTTGCTCGCCGTTAGTCCACCGCGTATTCAGGGAAATTATTATCTAAGCGAGGCGGATATTATAAGTGCTGTTGGTTTAAATCGGCAATTATGGATTTGGCAGTACTGGCGCAGCGACGTTAGAAAAGCCTTGATGGAACACTCGTGGATACAGGAAGCCACTTTTGAGTGGCGCATTTATCCCCTCGAGCTGTTACTTAACATTAAAGAGGAGGAGCCGTGGCTAGTGGCTGAGTTTGCCAATACTACTTGGCTAATCTCGCGGTCATCTAAGACACTTCAGCCGCTTAGGAGTCTTAGGGATTCTGAATTAATAGTAATTACCTCAAACCTACCGCGTTTAGATGGTATCGACGTAGGCGCCGACATGGAGAAGAGGGCTTCGCGCACAGAAAAGCGTCTCAATGAGGCTTTAAATTTGCTGCGATTATTTCGCATAGCAGGTGACTTTCCTTTTGAGATCGAGCGATTTACTCTGCTAGAGGATAGCGGCGTGTTAGTTACGCCCATTGACGCAAGAACTAAACCAAAACTCATCGTAACTGCTAACACTTTTAGCGACGCCAAAGCAATTCTCGAGAACATAAAGGTGGTTTTAGGGGATTTAGAAAAACGCGGCGAGCATGCAGATACTATCGATTTGCGCTTTAAAGGCCAAGCCATAGTGCAGCCAACTGCGATAAATCCATAATCCAAACATGGCCCTAAGAGTTAAATCGCTTTCGGTAAGCGCGTTTGCACAGAAAGATAAAACTTCCTAGGCCAAATAAAAACATTGGTTGAATTGAGAAAAATTCTCTAGTCATGCTTAGAGTAAGCATTAACGCCCACAGAAGTATTAATAGATTAATGTTTCTATCATCGCGTAAATCAACCGACCTGCTAAGCGGTATTAGGCACAAGCCTAAATCGTAATAGAGTACATGTGGTGACAAAATCACTACGGCCGGCCCCAATAAACACGCAATATCCATCTCTCGCTCACTCCTTTCTCGTCCCGCCTCAAGTCCATTTGCCCTAAGTACTAGCTTGCCGACGAGAGCGACTAGTAGTAGTGCCATAACCGCACTTAAGATCTTAAGGAAACTGTGAAAATCACTCTCGAAACCAATGCTGGTTACGAAGATGTCGATTATTGAAAATAGCGAAACCATTTGATGTCGATTTGCAATGTAGTCCTTAGCCGCAAAGTCGCTTACTGCATTTAGCCAACTTACAGGCCAATAGAAACCAGATAGACTTGCTGCTAGCGCATAATAAAATATCGCTGGTATCATAGCGCCCAGAGCAATGCTTGCTCGCCTGCGGCTCAGTAGTGAAAAAAACAAAGGCAATAAAGCGAAATGGGGCTTAAACATCCATAATCCTAGACATAGGCCGGCTAAGATAGAGCCGCGTTTAGAATCGAGCGACCAAAAATAAAGAAAGCCAACATAGCAGAGCATGCTTAAAGTAATATTTTGCCCAGCCGCAAGACCACTCAACACGGGGCCAAAAAATAAGAATACAGTAAAAGTTACAAACGGCGCTCTCGTAAAATTTAGCTGAGGACTGCTGACTAGATATGTGCTTGCGATTAGAGCAACGAACATAATGGCAAAATACACTGCCTTAGCCTGATGGGCATTTAGTTTCGCTAAAGGGGATAGAATTACGGCAACGTAGGGTGGATAGGAAAAGAAATAATACGACCCGCTCAAGCTCGGCCAGTAATGGTTTTCTATTTTTTGCTGTGCGCTAGCATCGTACAGGTTCTTAGCATCATATTTGGCCAATACTGCGGCTGCATAAAAAGCTGGGAAGTCACCGCGCGTAATAGAAGTGGTTTTTGTGCGGTCAGCATAATGCGCAATAAAAAGAGCGAGAAAAAAGCCAATAAGTAGACAGACGCAAATGCGCGCTAAGCGCCCTTTAGTCCAAAAACGCTTCTCCGACATCGCGATCTCGGACAAGGCACTCACTATATTCCTAAAACGCCAAAGCTAAGTACAGCCATTTTAGAAATAATCTCCAAACCACTCGACCATCCGATTGCGAACTCGGTCAAATAAAGTTCTTCCTCCTGATTTCAAACCCTCATAAGTGCCTTCGCGCGCTCCGTAAAGAACTAAACCAACTCCAGTCGCGTAAATGGGCGAGCTAACTACGTCGACTAAGCCTCCAGTCCCAGTTGGAAATCCGCGACGAACGGGCATTTTGAATATCTGCTCACCTAACTCTGGCAAGCCTTCGAGCAAGACGCCGCCGCCGCATAACACTATGCCGCTCGTTAAAAATTCGTCAAAACCCGACCTGACAAGCTCGCGCTGCACTAACGTGCAGATCTCCTCCACGCGCGGCTCTATAATTTCAGCCAAAACGTGCCTGGACAATACTCTAGGTTCGCGTCCACCAGTAGATGGAACCTCGATAGTTTCAGTACTCTGAACCATGCTCGTCAGCGCACAGCCATAACGCCTTTTAATCTCTTCTGCAGAGGAGATAGGCGTCCTCAAACCTGCGGCAATGTCGCTCGTTAGGTGATTGCCCCCGAGCGGAAGAACGGCTGTGTGCTTAACCGCTCCTGCATGGAAAATAGTGATATCGGTAGTGCCGCCACCAATATCTATCATGGCTACGCCTAATTCCTTTTCCTCCGCCGATAGAACCGCTTCCGCCGATGCAATCGGCTCGAGAACTATGTCGGCTACGCTTAAACCAACGCGATTGGCACACTTGACGATATTCTGCGCCGCGGCCACCGCACCAGTAACTATGTGAACCTTTGCTTCCAAACGAACCCCCGACATCCCAATTGGTTCGCGTATGCCGTCCTGCTCGTCTACAATATACTCTTGAGGCAATATGTGTAGAACCTCTCGGTCCATAGGTATCGCAACGGCACGAGCTGCATCTATAACGCGCTCTACGTCCTTAGCAACTACCTCCTTGTTCTTAATAGCCACAATGCCGTGACTGTTAAAACCTTTGATGTGTCCGCCAGCAATGCCGGCATACACAGTAGATATTTCGCAGCCCGCCATTAACTCAGCTTCCTCCGTAGCTCGGCGAATCGAGTTAACCGTGCTATCAATGTTAATGACAACGCCCTTGCGCATACCAGTAGAGGGATGTGTGCCGACCCCTACAATGTCTAACACGCCTCCCGGTGCTCGCTCTGCAACGATAACCGCAATCTTAGTCGTTCCAATGTCGAGTCCCACAATAACATCTGATTTACTGGCCACTGAATACCTCCTTAAAACTATGCTTAGTTCTGCCAATCTACTGCGACAAACATACGTGCAGTAAGTAACAGAACTTCATTTTAGCTGAAGTTACTTGATTATATGACAATTTCAATACGCGCCATCAAAAAACTTACTTTTCTCTCGCGAGAGGTTTAACCCACTTGAAGCATAACAACAATTCTGCTAAGAGTGGAAGAGTAAAAGGACAGGTCGAAATTTCATAAAAGATATAGTTTACTAAGAAGAACTAGACGATCTCGATACTTAGAGATGTCTAGTATTTAAGTGCGAATTGGTAGTTTGAAACGCGGAGCTAATCCTGATAGTGATGTAAGGAAGAGAGCAAAATAAATTTTAGGCTGAAAGGTTATTATCTATGGGCAAACGTCAAAAGAACAAGCGAAGGGGCATACAAACTATGATGCAGTTTGGGAGCCGTGATGAAAAGGAGGATGTGAAGCCGGCTGCCGAAAACAGAGAAATGCCTTCGGAGATGTCGCAAAAGACTAACAGTAGTGCTAATAACGAAGGCACTAGAACTGAGATAGCGCAGTGCTCAGAGCTGGATTCCGAGATAACCGCGATGGTTGCTAGGGATAAACCAAATAGAGATAATGATGATACATTAAAATATAACGCTAGTGATTCAAAGGAGAGGGTGAATACAGTGCAAGATGTAAAAGGCATTTCTGCTTCTAAGGGGAGTGAACAGGTATCGGCTAATGGATCAAACTCTGCTGATGCTGCGAAGTCGCGTGACAGCGTAGTGGCACACAGGAGTATATCTTCTAATCAAGCCACTACAAAGACCTCAGGAGCTTCTTATGGAGGCGAAAAGGGTTCGTCGTCGAGAATGGCTGAGAATTCAGAGGAAGACGACAAAAATAGAGATTTCAAATCGGAGCCGCTAGGTGCGCGGATTAAAGTAATCGGCGTTGGTGGCGGTGGTGGTAACGCCGTGACCAACATGATTCGTTCTGGCCTAAATGGCGTTGAATTCATAGTTGCGAATACAGATGTGCAGGCTCTCGAGTCGTCGCAGGCTCCAGTAAAAGTTCAACTTGGTGCAGAACTGACTAAGGGCTTAGGTGCTGGCGCTGATCCTATGGTTGGTAGGCGTGCAGCTGAGGAGAGCATTGCCGACATTCGCAAGGCTTTGGAAGGAGCTGACATGGTTTTTGTGACTGCGGGCATGGGCGGTGGAACTGGAGGCGGGGGTGCATCCGTAGTGGCCAGTGTTGCAAGGGATCTGGGTGCGCTTACCGTGGGCGTGATTACGAAGCCGTTTATTTTCGAGGGCAAGCGCCGTATGAACAATGCGGAAACTGGCGTAGAGGCGCTTAAGAAAGAAGTCGATACGCTGATAACTATTCCAAACCAGCGACTGTTATCGGTATCTGGAAGGAATACAACTTTGTTAGATACTTTTCGCAAAGCAGATAATGTGCTCTACGAAGCAGTTAGGGGAATCAGTCATCTCATATTATTTGAAGGCTTGGTTAACGTCGACTTTGCTGACGTTAAGGCCGTTATGAGCGAGATGGGAATGGCTATGATGGGAACTGGGGAAGGTATTGGAGAAAATCGTGCGGTGGAAGCTGCTGAAAAAGCCGTGTCCAGTCCTTTACTCGAAGATATTTCTATTAGTGGAGCCCGTGGAGTGCTAATTAACGTCACTGCTGGCACTGACGTAACGCTACAAGAAATCAACGAAGCTGCTGAGCTCATACACGCGGAAGCACACGAAGATGCCAACATCATTTGGGGTATGGTAATAGATCCAGAGATGGGCGAGGCCGTTCGGGTTACCGTCATCGCTACTGGCTTTGGAGAGCCCATGCCAAAAATAAAGAGCATTGCTTCTGCCACTGCGGTCGCCCCCAAGGTAGATTCTCTCGCGTCAGAGAAGGTGTTGGAGGTTCCGACTTTTTCGAGAAGGCAGAAGGAACAGGAATCGGAGCTTTTGAAACTAAAAAAGATCTCGGTAATTTCGTCTTCCAATGCAGAAGAGGAAGAGAAGTACGAAATTCCAACTTTTTTGCGACGTCAGGTTGATTAAAGTTAGCTTGTGAGATGAAAAAAATTTTTGCTGTTGCCAGCGGGAAGGGTGGGGTCGGAAAATCAACTGTAGCTGTGAATTTGGCAGTTGCACTTGCCAATCTTCCCGCTGGTAGTGTTGCAAAAGTGCCAAGAGTTGCCCTTGTGGACTTGGACTTTTATGGGCCAAGTGTTCCGACTATCATGGGTGGCGGATCTATAGCGGCGAACGAAGAACGAAAGCTGGTTCCAGCGCGCAAGTTTAATGTAGACTATATCTCGATTTCCTTTTTTCTTAAGGCAGACGATGAGCCCGTCATTTGGCGTGGGCCTATGTTTAGTAAGGCCATTATGCAGCTTTTTCAAGATGTAGAGTGGCCGGATATTGACGTGTGTATTGTGGATCTTCCTCCTGGGACAGGAGATGCCCAGTTATCGCTCTCTCAGATAGTAAACCTCGATGGTGCTATTCTCGTAACTACGCCACAGGAACTGGCGGTATCGGATGTGAGAAGGGCCATTAATATGTTTCGCAAGGTCAACGTAGATGTCGTTGGTATCGTTGAAAACATGAATGGCTTTGTAACGCCATCGGGAGAGAGGTTTGACATATTCGGAACTGGCGGTGGCGAGTCGCTGGCAAAGCGCTATGGCATTAAGTTTCTTGGTTCTATACCGCTTGATATCGCGGTTAGAGAGGGTGGAGATTCCGGCAATCCTATTGCCATCAATGGCAATTCAGCGACTGGTGAAATTTTTCGCACGCTAGCCAAGAGTTTTTGGGAGAGGGTTCAGTCTACCGAAAGGCCTCGCCTTAAAGTAATCAATTGATCTTTACGCGCCGCAAGGCTACTCCATGGGTCTGGCGTTTGTATTACAGAGTTCGGATAATAGGTTTGCTAGAGGGAAGGCATGTCAGATCGCATATCTAAATTATTCAAAAATAAAACAAGCGGTATTTTGTCCATTTATTTCACTGCCGGCTATCCGCACTTAGATGACACAGCTTCTATCTGTCGGGCTTTAGTGGCGGCAGGTGTAGATATGATAGAAGTTGGCGTGCCGTTTTCAGATCCAATTGCGGATGGGCCAATTATTGAGGCTAGTTCGCAAGTCGCCTTGCAAAATGGCATGAATTTAGAGCTGCTCTTCGAGCAGCTAAACGAAGTGAGAAAAGACATATCCGTGCCAATTCTTTTGATGGGCTATTTAAATCCCATTTTGCAGTTTGGCGTGCAAGCCTTTTTGTCGCGTTGCAAGGAAATCGGGATCGATGGAAGCATTATTCCCGATTTGCCGTTAGAAGAGTATTTGTCTGATTATGCTGAACAGTTTCGAGCTAGCGGTGTTAGCAATGTATTCTTAATTACTCCTCAGACTACGGACGAACGCATTCGGCTCATAGATGCTAACTCAGATTCATTTATATATATGGTTTCGTTTCCAACCACGACTGGTGCGAAACTAAATTTGCAGTCCAATGCAGAGACGTTAAATTATTTTAATCGCGTTAGGGCCTTAAATCTAAAGACTCCCAGACTAATCGGGTTTGGCATATCCGATAAAGAAAGCGTTGCGGCAGCCTCGGCCTTTGCAAACGGAGTTATCGTTGGAAGTGCTTTTATCGAACGCTTAAAATCGGCTGAGAGCGTGGATGTCGTTACTTCTAAGTTTATTAGTAGTCTGTTCTAGTTTTGATAGTCCTTAGTTTGTGGTTCCGGAGCGCAAGAATCGCTTGATAGAGGGAGATAGTAAGTAGCAGAGATGACGCGATGACAAATAAGCCCGGTAGTAAGTACTATGTAACTGGCACGTGTAGGATGGTCTCCTGCGACACCACTGCGCCGATGAGCATATACTTAAGGCTAAGGGATGTATTTCCTAACACGATCCTGCTAGAGAGCACGGATTTTTGTGGCAGTCAAAATCGATTTTCTTACATTTGCTGCGACCCGATTGCAAATTTTCTTGTTACTGGCGGCAATATAGTTCAATCGTTTCCAGATAAGAGTCGACAGGTGACAGCCATAAATTCTTCGGCGAATGTCCTGGCGCAATTGGATGAGTTTAGGCGGGTGTTTGTTGAGACGGCGCCAAGTAAAAATTGCGAGTTCATTACAAACGGCTTGTTTGGGTATATAGCCTACGATGCCGTGCGTTACTTTGAAGACATTGAGCTTTCCCCTTACTCTTCTTTGCAGGACGCTATACCAGATATTTGTTTTAGCGTTTTTCAACACGTAATAGTAGTCGATCCATCTAAGAACGAAATGCACATTTTTAATTACACGTATCGCCGA
Encoded here:
- a CDS encoding D-alanine--D-alanine ligase; protein product: MKKKLKLGVLFGGISTEHEVSLASARNVLAAIDREKFEVFRLGITRDGHWVMGDRSLEYLICLADRSLLPAGMEDVLWQASREMKEEGLLAFEIPTDFCELQRLVRSALQEVLAISPERLPSFSQLGNVSLCELDVVFPVLHGLLGEDGCVQGMFRVAGVAVVGCGVLASAVAMDKIVTKKILAQQGIPQVRWLEFTDAKRAMSNLAEIDRQIVEKLGSYPVFVKPADTGSSVGIRKVQGFKDLSSALVNAAKFSRRLLIEEAVVGRELEVGILGDEDELIASAVVAEIIPEREFYDYEAKYLENTTRIDLPANVDSAVVERIGNLAKDAFRAIDGCGMARIDFFYCEDSQEIFLNEINTIPGFTQISMYPRLMMNGGLSYGGLIEKLIEIALGRQAALMAVGTAKVEV
- a CDS encoding FtsQ-type POTRA domain-containing protein, which gives rise to MASKAWWLICLSCLLVFGGSVVVFRFLGAKQPVSDGSVIEGVRGESEASSERVGIERFKRSFLDGGLKVLGRLLAVSPPRIQGNYYLSEADIISAVGLNRQLWIWQYWRSDVRKALMEHSWIQEATFEWRIYPLELLLNIKEEEPWLVAEFANTTWLISRSSKTLQPLRSLRDSELIVITSNLPRLDGIDVGADMEKRASRTEKRLNEALNLLRLFRIAGDFPFEIERFTLLEDSGVLVTPIDARTKPKLIVTANTFSDAKAILENIKVVLGDLEKRGEHADTIDLRFKGQAIVQPTAINP
- a CDS encoding DUF2029 domain-containing protein, with the protein product MSALSEIAMSEKRFWTKGRLARICVCLLIGFFLALFIAHYADRTKTTSITRGDFPAFYAAAVLAKYDAKNLYDASAQQKIENHYWPSLSGSYYFFSYPPYVAVILSPLAKLNAHQAKAVYFAIMFVALIASTYLVSSPQLNFTRAPFVTFTVFLFFGPVLSGLAAGQNITLSMLCYVGFLYFWSLDSKRGSILAGLCLGLWMFKPHFALLPLFFSLLSRRRASIALGAMIPAIFYYALAASLSGFYWPVSWLNAVSDFAAKDYIANRHQMVSLFSIIDIFVTSIGFESDFHSFLKILSAVMALLLVALVGKLVLRANGLEAGRERSEREMDIACLLGPAVVILSPHVLYYDLGLCLIPLSRSVDLRDDRNINLLILLWALMLTLSMTREFFSIQPMFLFGLGSFIFLCKRAYRKRFNS
- the ftsA gene encoding cell division protein FtsA, translated to MASKSDVIVGLDIGTTKIAVIVAERAPGGVLDIVGVGTHPSTGMRKGVVINIDSTVNSIRRATEEAELMAGCEISTVYAGIAGGHIKGFNSHGIVAIKNKEVVAKDVERVIDAARAVAIPMDREVLHILPQEYIVDEQDGIREPIGMSGVRLEAKVHIVTGAVAAAQNIVKCANRVGLSVADIVLEPIASAEAVLSAEEKELGVAMIDIGGGTTDITIFHAGAVKHTAVLPLGGNHLTSDIAAGLRTPISSAEEIKRRYGCALTSMVQSTETIEVPSTGGREPRVLSRHVLAEIIEPRVEEICTLVQRELVRSGFDEFLTSGIVLCGGGVLLEGLPELGEQIFKMPVRRGFPTGTGGLVDVVSSPIYATGVGLVLYGAREGTYEGLKSGGRTLFDRVRNRMVEWFGDYF
- the ftsZ gene encoding cell division protein FtsZ; translation: MAENSEEDDKNRDFKSEPLGARIKVIGVGGGGGNAVTNMIRSGLNGVEFIVANTDVQALESSQAPVKVQLGAELTKGLGAGADPMVGRRAAEESIADIRKALEGADMVFVTAGMGGGTGGGGASVVASVARDLGALTVGVITKPFIFEGKRRMNNAETGVEALKKEVDTLITIPNQRLLSVSGRNTTLLDTFRKADNVLYEAVRGISHLILFEGLVNVDFADVKAVMSEMGMAMMGTGEGIGENRAVEAAEKAVSSPLLEDISISGARGVLINVTAGTDVTLQEINEAAELIHAEAHEDANIIWGMVIDPEMGEAVRVTVIATGFGEPMPKIKSIASATAVAPKVDSLASEKVLEVPTFSRRQKEQESELLKLKKISVISSSNAEEEEKYEIPTFLRRQVD
- a CDS encoding Mrp/NBP35 family ATP-binding protein, which gives rise to MKKIFAVASGKGGVGKSTVAVNLAVALANLPAGSVAKVPRVALVDLDFYGPSVPTIMGGGSIAANEERKLVPARKFNVDYISISFFLKADDEPVIWRGPMFSKAIMQLFQDVEWPDIDVCIVDLPPGTGDAQLSLSQIVNLDGAILVTTPQELAVSDVRRAINMFRKVNVDVVGIVENMNGFVTPSGERFDIFGTGGGESLAKRYGIKFLGSIPLDIAVREGGDSGNPIAINGNSATGEIFRTLAKSFWERVQSTERPRLKVIN
- a CDS encoding tryptophan synthase subunit alpha; the encoded protein is MSDRISKLFKNKTSGILSIYFTAGYPHLDDTASICRALVAAGVDMIEVGVPFSDPIADGPIIEASSQVALQNGMNLELLFEQLNEVRKDISVPILLMGYLNPILQFGVQAFLSRCKEIGIDGSIIPDLPLEEYLSDYAEQFRASGVSNVFLITPQTTDERIRLIDANSDSFIYMVSFPTTTGAKLNLQSNAETLNYFNRVRALNLKTPRLIGFGISDKESVAAASAFANGVIVGSAFIERLKSAESVDVVTSKFISSLF